The following coding sequences are from one Lysinibacillus sp. FSL W8-0992 window:
- a CDS encoding phage tail sheath subtilisin-like domain-containing protein: protein MALGGGFWLTQNKVLPGTYHNFISKPRAFLNLSDRGYAALPIALDWGVDDAVMTVSKEDLQKDSLKIFGYEYTHPKLKGIRDLFKGALTVFFSKLNLGGAKATNEFATAKYKGIRGNDITIVIQSNVDEPSKWDVKTLIAGTLIDEQNAISTAADLKLNDFVDFKKDATLAATAGTPLAGGNNGATALTAGTPHQLALDELEAYGFNTLGCLSEEPIIKSLYMEYTKRIRDEVGGKFQLIGHKLGKADHEGIIDVQNDAIGDDEEVFGAVFWVTGVQAGVAVNQSNTNRTYDGEHKLDMSETKTQPQLTILLNSGKYVFHRVGDDFNVLEDVNTFTSFRVDKNEDFSFNQTIRVLDQLAIDTAHLFNTRYLGKVPNDDDGRISLWNDIGKHRGEMQRIRAIQNYDKDKLFVGQGESKRAVVIQEEVINTLTMSQLYVTTTVA, encoded by the coding sequence ATGGCATTAGGTGGGGGGTTTTGGTTAACGCAAAATAAAGTCTTACCTGGTACGTATCACAATTTTATTAGTAAACCACGTGCGTTTCTAAATTTATCTGATCGTGGTTATGCAGCATTGCCCATAGCTCTAGATTGGGGAGTGGATGATGCAGTAATGACCGTATCGAAAGAGGATTTGCAAAAAGACTCACTGAAAATTTTCGGTTATGAATACACACATCCAAAGTTAAAAGGTATTCGAGATTTATTTAAAGGTGCTCTTACAGTATTCTTTAGCAAATTGAATCTAGGCGGAGCCAAGGCTACAAATGAATTTGCTACAGCTAAATACAAAGGAATACGAGGTAATGATATTACTATCGTTATTCAATCTAATGTAGATGAACCATCAAAATGGGACGTAAAAACACTTATTGCAGGCACATTAATTGATGAACAGAATGCTATTTCAACTGCTGCTGATTTAAAACTAAATGATTTTGTTGATTTCAAAAAAGATGCAACATTAGCTGCAACTGCAGGTACACCATTAGCGGGCGGTAATAATGGAGCAACAGCATTAACAGCAGGTACCCCTCATCAATTGGCTTTAGATGAATTAGAGGCATATGGATTTAATACGTTGGGCTGTTTATCAGAGGAACCCATTATTAAATCGTTATATATGGAATACACAAAACGTATTCGTGATGAGGTAGGCGGTAAATTTCAACTAATTGGTCATAAGTTAGGGAAGGCTGATCATGAAGGTATCATTGATGTTCAAAATGATGCAATTGGAGATGACGAGGAAGTCTTCGGCGCTGTTTTTTGGGTTACAGGCGTACAAGCTGGTGTAGCCGTTAATCAATCCAATACAAACCGTACTTACGATGGTGAACATAAACTCGATATGTCTGAAACTAAAACGCAACCTCAATTAACAATATTATTGAACTCAGGTAAATACGTGTTCCATCGTGTAGGTGATGATTTCAATGTGTTAGAAGATGTTAATACATTTACATCGTTCAGAGTTGATAAAAACGAAGATTTTTCATTCAACCAGACAATACGTGTTCTTGATCAATTAGCAATCGATACAGCGCATTTATTTAATACGCGTTACTTAGGGAAAGTTCCGAACGATGATGATGGCCGTATTTCTCTGTGGAATGATATTGGTAAACATCGTGGTGAAATGCAGCGTATTCGAGCTATCCAAAACTACGATAAAGATAAGCTATTTGTAGGTCAAGGCGAATCAAAAAGAGCTGTAGTTATACAAGAAGAAGTAATCAATACATTAACGATGTCACAGCTTTATGTGACAACGACAGTAGCATAA
- a CDS encoding phage tail tube protein: MKEIITSGQAIAADLLQDFLQTAKKPKIIVPLDLQYFADANMHARDAIHGAQGVAWVTIDGNRYKFAQLINIEARADKTKTQIPIMGQVAKGNKATGIEYTGSATFYFNTSIFRKMLKHYQDTGEDTYFDIQVTNEDGSSQAGRQTTILIDCNVDGGIVASLDADAEYLEDSFDFTFERFEMPQEFTMLPEML; the protein is encoded by the coding sequence TTGAAAGAAATTATAACTTCAGGACAGGCAATTGCTGCTGATTTACTGCAAGATTTTTTGCAAACTGCTAAGAAACCAAAAATTATTGTGCCACTAGATTTGCAGTATTTTGCTGATGCTAACATGCATGCTCGTGATGCTATTCATGGTGCTCAAGGGGTAGCATGGGTGACAATTGATGGGAATCGTTATAAATTTGCTCAATTGATCAATATAGAGGCTAGAGCAGACAAAACGAAAACTCAAATTCCCATTATGGGGCAAGTGGCAAAGGGAAATAAGGCTACTGGTATTGAATATACAGGGAGTGCAACATTTTATTTCAACACATCGATCTTTAGAAAAATGCTTAAACACTATCAAGATACTGGAGAAGATACTTATTTTGATATTCAAGTGACAAATGAAGATGGTTCCTCTCAAGCTGGACGACAAACAACAATTTTGATTGATTGTAATGTAGATGGTGGTATTGTTGCATCATTGGATGCTGATGCAGAATATTTAGAGGATTCATTTGACTTCACTTTCGAACGATTCGAAATGCCACAGGAGTTTACTATGTTACCAGAAATGCTTTAA
- a CDS encoding phage tail assembly chaperone, with product MSNLTAFFAHNKKQNENIKRAISKKFLDEQGNPIEWEFAPVSPERDTELKSESTKRSMITQGKRKGQFNTDFDHFKYQRLLTVESIVYPNLKDKELQDSYKVKGDDALLGKMLTIGEMADASAAAQEVNGYEAELEDLVEEVKN from the coding sequence ATGTCAAATTTAACTGCTTTTTTCGCACATAACAAAAAACAAAATGAAAATATTAAGCGCGCTATTTCAAAGAAATTCCTAGATGAGCAAGGTAATCCTATTGAATGGGAATTTGCACCTGTCTCTCCAGAACGTGATACAGAATTAAAATCTGAATCAACAAAACGTTCTATGATTACACAAGGAAAGCGTAAAGGACAATTTAATACTGATTTTGATCATTTTAAATATCAACGTTTGCTAACGGTGGAATCAATTGTTTATCCAAATTTGAAGGATAAAGAGTTACAGGATTCATATAAAGTAAAGGGTGACGATGCTTTACTAGGAAAAATGCTAACAATTGGTGAAATGGCAGATGCCTCAGCAGCTGCACAAGAAGTCAATGGATATGAGGCAGAACTTGAGGACTTGGTGGAAGAAGTAAAAAACTAA
- a CDS encoding LysM peptidoglycan-binding domain-containing protein, which produces MYNFFVDGVQFPVAPSELTTKINGRNETIVLMNDGEVNIIKKTGLTDIEFEVLLPNVKYPFSVYPNGFQPATFYLDTLEKLKVSDKPFQFIVNRMMPNGNLLFDTNMTVSIEDYEIKESAENGFDIIVNIRLKQYRAYGNKRLVTKPSTASSNASSTPTTQKAVVEQKRPTTGKDTPKTHTVVKGDTLWAIAKKYLGDGSKFTELAKLNNISNPNEIKVGQVIKLG; this is translated from the coding sequence ATGTATAACTTTTTCGTAGATGGCGTACAGTTCCCTGTCGCTCCTTCTGAACTGACCACGAAAATTAATGGGCGTAATGAAACGATAGTGCTGATGAATGACGGTGAAGTAAATATCATAAAGAAAACAGGTTTAACGGATATTGAGTTTGAGGTATTGCTCCCAAACGTCAAATATCCGTTTTCTGTTTATCCCAATGGTTTTCAGCCAGCTACATTTTATCTCGATACACTCGAAAAATTAAAGGTATCTGACAAACCTTTTCAATTCATCGTTAACCGTATGATGCCGAATGGAAACCTACTCTTTGACACGAACATGACCGTTTCTATTGAGGATTACGAAATTAAAGAATCCGCTGAAAATGGCTTTGACATCATAGTAAATATTCGTTTGAAACAATACAGAGCATATGGGAATAAGAGACTTGTCACAAAGCCTTCTACTGCATCCAGTAACGCTTCAAGTACACCGACTACACAAAAGGCAGTTGTAGAACAAAAACGTCCAACAACAGGCAAGGATACACCAAAAACACATACTGTCGTGAAGGGTGATACTTTATGGGCAATCGCTAAGAAGTATTTAGGTGATGGATCTAAATTCACTGAACTTGCTAAACTTAATAACATTAGCAATCCAAATGAAATTAAAGTTGGGCAGGTGATAAAACTTGGCTAA
- a CDS encoding DUF2634 domain-containing protein, protein MIPQVENDGLTLDFEEVIEPSKNYKLIHDKNRCVGFIDELEAMKQAIFLMLSVERYDHIIYTWNAGFESKDLFGKPTSYVASEVPRRIRECLLQDNRIKEVDSFVVTTKKNKVHVAYTAHTIFGELTLEKEVEY, encoded by the coding sequence ATGATTCCACAGGTTGAAAACGATGGTCTGACACTCGATTTTGAGGAAGTCATTGAGCCATCTAAGAACTATAAATTAATACATGACAAGAATCGCTGTGTTGGCTTTATTGATGAATTAGAAGCCATGAAACAGGCGATTTTTTTAATGCTTTCTGTTGAGCGTTACGATCACATTATCTATACATGGAATGCGGGGTTTGAATCAAAAGATTTATTCGGCAAACCTACCTCTTATGTAGCAAGTGAAGTACCGCGACGTATACGAGAGTGTTTGCTACAAGATAACCGCATTAAAGAGGTGGATTCATTTGTAGTGACAACGAAGAAAAATAAAGTACATGTAGCCTACACAGCGCACACTATTTTTGGTGAGTTAACGCTTGAGAAAGAGGTGGAATACTAA
- a CDS encoding XkdQ/YqbQ family protein — protein sequence MAKSQLYIMSKGRIFECAVEEGVEWETHRKGSPGKLTFNIIKDEVLGFHEGDAVRFDYDGHKIFFGFVFTKKRNNNRLISVTCYDQLRYFKNKDTYVYANKTAAQVLQMIAEDFKLKTGIVANTKHVIASRVEDNQELFTIMDNALSETTLNTGDLYVLYDDYGALKLRNIKMLKSDLLIDEESGESFEYTTSIDENTYNKIKLVRENKETGKREIYIAQDSSKMNEWGILQMTDKLDEKENGKAKADGMLALYNRKSRKLHINKVFGDPTVRGGTTLGVQMYLGDLTVANFMLVETVKHTFKESDHRMDLKLIGGDFVA from the coding sequence TTGGCTAAGTCACAGCTATATATCATGAGTAAAGGTCGCATTTTCGAATGTGCTGTAGAAGAAGGTGTTGAGTGGGAAACGCATCGTAAGGGCTCACCAGGTAAGCTAACATTTAACATCATTAAAGATGAGGTGCTAGGATTCCATGAAGGTGACGCGGTTCGTTTTGATTATGATGGCCACAAGATATTTTTCGGCTTTGTTTTCACAAAAAAACGAAATAACAACCGTCTTATCAGCGTTACTTGCTATGACCAATTGCGTTATTTTAAAAACAAGGACACATACGTATACGCTAATAAAACTGCTGCTCAAGTGCTTCAAATGATTGCAGAAGATTTCAAGCTTAAAACGGGCATCGTTGCTAATACGAAGCACGTTATTGCATCAAGGGTGGAGGATAACCAAGAGCTATTTACTATTATGGATAATGCCCTATCTGAAACGACACTTAACACTGGTGATTTATATGTACTGTATGACGATTACGGCGCGTTAAAACTTCGTAATATTAAGATGCTTAAATCTGATTTACTCATTGACGAAGAATCGGGAGAATCGTTTGAATACACAACCTCGATTGACGAAAACACGTACAACAAAATCAAGTTAGTACGAGAAAACAAAGAAACAGGTAAACGGGAAATATACATCGCTCAAGATAGCTCCAAAATGAACGAATGGGGCATATTGCAAATGACAGATAAACTCGATGAAAAAGAAAACGGTAAAGCGAAAGCTGATGGAATGCTTGCTCTTTATAATCGTAAATCAAGAAAGTTACACATTAATAAAGTATTTGGTGATCCAACGGTACGTGGTGGCACTACATTAGGTGTTCAAATGTATTTAGGGGATTTAACGGTTGCTAATTTTATGTTGGTTGAAACGGTCAAGCACACTTTCAAAGAATCGGACCATCGTATGGACTTAAAACTGATTGGCGGTGATTTCGTTGCGTAG
- a CDS encoding baseplate J/gp47 family protein: protein MAESFNLDTTFEELMARKLAGIDDSLDKREVTSLVYNATAANSVETVQMLFTLKNFIDSVFADTAPRDYLIRRAAERGLKPYEATYAKRKGVFNIDVPIGSRFSLDDLNYEVIERITLGQFILRCETAGNVGNLFSGQLIPINYINNLETAMLTDVLIPGDDEEDTETFRTRYFNSFESTAFGGNRADYKEKIGKLPGVGGVRVYRAWNGGGTVKLVIINSQYEKPTPTLIEEVQKAVDPLENQGEGIGTAPIDHIVTVFGVGETVINITLNITYQAGWAWADIESQVQKVIDDYFKELAEEWAMANSYEEDHAGVVVRVSQIEYRLLGITGVLDIANTQLNGSQSNIALDVESIPKRGVVNG, encoded by the coding sequence ATGGCCGAATCATTCAATTTAGACACAACATTTGAAGAACTGATGGCTCGTAAACTGGCTGGTATTGATGATTCTCTTGATAAGCGAGAAGTAACCTCATTAGTGTATAACGCTACTGCAGCAAATAGTGTTGAAACAGTTCAAATGCTTTTCACATTGAAGAATTTTATCGACAGTGTATTTGCTGATACTGCACCACGTGATTACTTAATTCGACGTGCTGCAGAACGTGGGTTAAAGCCGTATGAAGCTACTTACGCAAAACGAAAAGGCGTATTTAATATTGATGTACCAATCGGCAGTCGTTTCAGTTTGGACGATTTGAATTATGAAGTTATCGAACGTATTACACTGGGGCAATTCATATTGAGATGTGAAACAGCAGGTAACGTCGGTAATTTGTTTTCGGGGCAACTTATTCCGATTAACTATATTAACAATTTGGAGACAGCGATGTTAACCGATGTATTGATACCAGGTGACGATGAAGAAGATACCGAAACATTCCGCACACGCTACTTCAATAGCTTCGAATCAACAGCATTTGGAGGCAATAGAGCCGACTACAAAGAAAAGATAGGGAAATTACCAGGTGTCGGTGGAGTACGCGTTTATCGCGCTTGGAATGGTGGAGGGACGGTTAAATTAGTCATTATTAACTCTCAATACGAAAAACCGACACCAACACTAATTGAAGAAGTACAAAAGGCTGTTGATCCATTAGAGAATCAGGGAGAAGGCATAGGAACAGCTCCGATTGACCATATAGTAACTGTGTTTGGTGTAGGCGAAACAGTCATTAATATTACATTGAATATCACGTATCAAGCAGGATGGGCATGGGCTGACATTGAGAGTCAAGTACAGAAGGTAATCGATGATTATTTCAAAGAGTTAGCAGAAGAATGGGCAATGGCTAATAGTTATGAGGAAGATCATGCAGGAGTGGTTGTGCGTGTATCACAAATTGAGTACCGATTGCTAGGTATAACAGGTGTACTTGATATAGCAAATACGCAATTAAATGGCAGTCAATCCAATATCGCATTAGATGTTGAGTCTATTCCAAAACGAGGTGTTGTAAATGGCTAG
- a CDS encoding putative phage tail protein has product MAREVDIISYLPSVLHEIKEIVGIANVEKPVLEALWQEIENTLNNQFVVTADGKGASRYEKMLRLSVPASDSIETRRFRILTRYQEQAPYTNRVLKQLLDSLLGKGQYELQRDVAAKTLSVKIELTVKGMFDAVAIMLERITPQNMVLTVQLRYNQHALLKKYTHAQLKAFTHKQIREDVM; this is encoded by the coding sequence ATGGCTAGAGAAGTAGACATCATTAGTTATTTACCATCCGTTCTGCATGAAATTAAAGAAATCGTTGGTATTGCAAACGTTGAAAAGCCAGTATTAGAAGCATTGTGGCAAGAAATAGAAAACACGTTAAATAATCAATTTGTCGTAACAGCCGATGGAAAAGGTGCTAGTAGATACGAGAAAATGCTTAGATTGAGTGTTCCAGCATCTGACTCCATTGAGACACGTAGATTTCGTATTTTAACTCGTTACCAAGAGCAAGCACCTTATACTAATCGAGTGTTAAAACAATTGCTTGATAGCCTTTTAGGCAAGGGGCAATATGAGTTGCAACGTGATGTGGCAGCAAAGACACTAAGCGTGAAAATCGAGTTGACGGTTAAAGGTATGTTTGATGCAGTGGCAATCATGCTTGAACGTATTACACCTCAAAACATGGTTTTAACCGTCCAATTACGATACAACCAACATGCCTTACTAAAAAAATACACGCACGCTCAACTAAAAGCATTTACACATAAACAAATCAGAGAGGACGTGATGTAA
- a CDS encoding DUF2577 domain-containing protein, whose amino-acid sequence MEDILIEIQKMIKGVLNAQKLCTIVYGTVVSVEPLEVYVDQKITLKKEQLKLTRAVIDYEVDMTVEHEIEVGNGPASHTHEYKGRKKFKIHNGLVNGDKVTMIRAHGGQQYLIIDKEVV is encoded by the coding sequence ATGGAAGATATTTTAATTGAGATTCAAAAGATGATTAAAGGAGTATTAAACGCTCAAAAGCTTTGTACTATTGTATACGGTACTGTTGTTAGTGTAGAGCCATTAGAAGTGTATGTTGACCAAAAAATAACCCTTAAAAAAGAGCAATTAAAGCTTACTCGTGCAGTCATAGATTATGAGGTAGACATGACAGTTGAACATGAAATAGAAGTTGGCAATGGCCCTGCTAGTCATACACACGAATACAAAGGACGCAAAAAGTTTAAAATTCATAACGGTTTAGTTAATGGCGACAAAGTAACCATGATACGAGCACATGGTGGACAACAATACTTAATTATCGATAAAGAGGTGGTTTAA
- a CDS encoding tape measure protein produces the protein MATIRTAIQIQDRLSQPMRTMHSAVSMMVNQMEAMHTASGTMFDTSTIALMRRELATAASSMNQIQEEIRSADNAQRGLNNRIRDGTDKMNGLLKKVGALIGAYLTLQGLGKVIEISDELTNTKARVQLLVEDMPVIPNQLAKVDFGLGDMSDVELAQQLIHDAAQRSYSSFKDTADMVARIGTNARDAFGNVGEVVAFTELVQKQFGIAGASAVEASNATIQLSQALASGVLRGDELNSIFEQAPNLISTIADYMGEPLGKIRELAADGKITASIVKNSMFAATDEINKKFDSMPVTWSQMWTFFKNEALRAFGPVLQKINEVANSERFKEFVASATQAIYTIADAINISLAAMSIVGSFVYDNWSFIAPVIGGVTAALIINAAAWAWTNREIAINALMTLTAGIRNLWYVATTVLSTWVTYGFAAAMAALSLAIAANPIGWLIGAIVVLISLFYLAVAVINHFAGTSISATGIIAGVFTVLGTHVYNIVAFWWNIFASFWEFFANISKDKTYTIKKLFYNLASNVLDQAIAMTSGWDKFATSFANAIIDGVNRAIEAWNWFISMLPDGLTTKLGWEQKSSYNHRESFTSDLQGIKAGLKDWVGEVPADYWEAPKMEMKSLGNAWDTGYNWGANLFNTDDGKVGNSDALMKSINDALGIGDKLDKGNDAGKKTADNTKKAADGIKMLNEDLKYLRDIAEREAINRYTTAEITVDMKNENHINSEMDIDGVIDKFGEKVEETVAMLAEGGPTDNV, from the coding sequence ATGGCTACAATTCGTACTGCAATTCAAATCCAAGATCGTTTGAGTCAACCGATGAGAACCATGCACAGTGCAGTATCAATGATGGTCAATCAAATGGAGGCGATGCATACTGCTTCTGGAACTATGTTCGATACTTCTACAATAGCGTTAATGCGAAGAGAATTAGCTACTGCAGCGAGTTCTATGAATCAAATTCAAGAAGAAATTCGTTCTGCCGATAACGCACAAAGGGGTTTAAACAACCGAATACGTGATGGTACAGATAAAATGAATGGATTACTCAAGAAAGTAGGTGCTTTAATTGGCGCCTATTTAACTTTGCAAGGTTTAGGTAAAGTAATTGAGATTTCGGACGAATTAACTAATACTAAAGCTCGTGTACAACTACTGGTAGAAGATATGCCTGTAATCCCGAATCAACTGGCTAAAGTTGATTTCGGACTTGGTGATATGAGTGACGTAGAACTTGCGCAACAACTTATACATGACGCTGCCCAACGTTCGTATTCATCATTTAAAGATACTGCTGATATGGTTGCAAGGATTGGTACTAATGCTCGTGATGCATTTGGAAATGTAGGTGAAGTGGTTGCATTTACAGAGCTTGTACAAAAACAATTCGGTATCGCTGGAGCAAGTGCTGTAGAAGCAAGTAATGCTACCATTCAATTGTCACAAGCGTTGGCATCAGGTGTCTTACGTGGTGACGAACTTAATTCTATTTTTGAACAAGCACCAAACCTTATCTCAACAATTGCTGATTATATGGGTGAGCCATTAGGTAAGATTCGTGAATTAGCAGCAGATGGTAAGATTACTGCGAGTATTGTAAAAAACTCAATGTTTGCGGCAACGGACGAAATAAATAAAAAGTTTGATAGTATGCCAGTTACATGGTCTCAAATGTGGACTTTTTTCAAAAATGAAGCCTTACGAGCATTCGGACCAGTGTTACAAAAAATAAATGAAGTTGCAAATAGTGAGCGATTTAAGGAGTTTGTTGCTAGTGCAACACAAGCTATATACACGATTGCAGATGCAATAAATATTTCTTTAGCCGCTATGTCAATTGTAGGTAGTTTTGTTTACGATAACTGGTCATTTATTGCTCCAGTGATTGGAGGAGTGACAGCTGCACTTATTATCAACGCAGCCGCATGGGCGTGGACTAATAGAGAAATAGCAATTAATGCATTGATGACTCTAACGGCCGGAATACGTAATTTGTGGTATGTTGCAACAACTGTTTTATCGACTTGGGTAACATATGGTTTCGCTGCTGCTATGGCTGCTTTGAGTCTCGCAATAGCAGCAAATCCAATCGGATGGTTAATTGGTGCTATTGTTGTTTTAATTAGTTTGTTTTATCTTGCTGTTGCTGTAATTAATCATTTCGCAGGTACATCAATTAGCGCAACAGGAATTATCGCGGGTGTATTTACGGTTCTAGGAACACATGTTTACAACATCGTTGCTTTCTGGTGGAATATTTTTGCCTCGTTTTGGGAATTTTTCGCAAACATTTCTAAGGATAAGACGTATACAATTAAAAAATTATTTTACAATCTCGCTAGTAACGTTTTAGATCAAGCTATTGCTATGACCAGTGGTTGGGATAAATTTGCTACGAGCTTTGCCAATGCTATTATCGATGGCGTTAACCGTGCCATTGAAGCTTGGAATTGGTTCATTAGTATGTTACCAGATGGCCTCACTACAAAACTTGGTTGGGAACAAAAGAGTTCTTATAATCATAGAGAATCATTCACAAGTGACTTACAGGGTATCAAAGCAGGATTAAAAGATTGGGTCGGGGAAGTACCTGCCGATTATTGGGAAGCACCTAAGATGGAAATGAAGTCTTTAGGTAATGCTTGGGACACGGGTTACAATTGGGGCGCCAATTTATTTAATACTGATGATGGTAAAGTCGGCAATTCAGATGCACTCATGAAGTCGATTAACGATGCCTTAGGTATTGGTGACAAACTCGATAAAGGCAATGATGCAGGAAAGAAAACGGCCGACAATACAAAGAAAGCAGCTGATGGCATAAAGATGCTTAATGAGGATTTAAAGTATCTTCGTGACATTGCTGAACGTGAGGCAATCAACCGATATACTACGGCAGAAATCACAGTCGATATGAAAAATGAAAATCACATCAATAGTGAAATGGACATTGATGGTGTTATTGATAAATTCGGTGAAAAAGTAGAAGAAACAGTTGCTATGTTAGCAGAAGGAGGTCCGACAGATAATGTATAA